In 'Nostoc azollae' 0708, the following are encoded in one genomic region:
- a CDS encoding TolB family protein has translation MKTFTFTLWLQRRIHWSLVFSLTGLLMSCGSGDIPLGVSSLNSRFTEEQPALSGNGRFLAFVSNRNGNQQLLMYDLQTQSFIPTPGLNRRATIAESPSLSYTGRYICYLTSEQGRPVIALYDRAMQQSQILTPTYRGWVRNPDISPDGRYVVFESASRGQWDVEVLDRGPTVELDISNGSTVSN, from the coding sequence GTGAAAACATTTACTTTTACATTGTGGCTCCAAAGACGCATTCATTGGAGCCTTGTTTTTAGTTTGACTGGTTTACTTATGTCTTGTGGTTCTGGTGATATTCCTCTTGGGGTCTCTTCGCTCAATAGTCGTTTTACTGAGGAACAACCTGCTTTAAGTGGAAATGGTCGCTTTTTGGCGTTTGTTTCTAATCGAAATGGTAATCAGCAATTATTGATGTACGATTTGCAAACGCAAAGTTTTATTCCCACACCAGGTTTAAATCGTCGAGCAACTATTGCTGAAAGCCCTAGTTTGAGCTATACAGGTCGTTATATTTGTTATTTAACTAGCGAGCAAGGTAGACCAGTGATAGCTCTTTACGATCGCGCTATGCAACAATCACAAATCCTTACTCCTACCTATCGCGGTTGGGTGAGAAATCCTGATATCAGTCCTGATGGACGTTATGTTGTGTTTGAATCTGCTAGTCGTGGACAATGGGATGTTGAAGTTTTAGACAGAGGTCCGACTGTAGAGTTAGATATTTCCAATGGTTCAACTGTGAGTAATTAA
- a CDS encoding alpha/beta fold hydrolase: MTTYTNAFISTKTWTWQGFPISYQTQGNAGPAVILVHGFGASWLHWRKNIPALAEKCRVYAIDLIGFGASAKPVPGERITYTLESWGQQIADFCREVVGEPAFLVGNSIGCIVVMQAAVSNPDIALGTALLNCSLRLLHDCKRVTLPWTKRVGAPILQKLLSIPTVGEFFFSQLAKPKTVRKILLQAYGNGETVTDELVDILMKPANDPGAAAVFLAFTSYSSGPLPEDLLPVLSCPAIILWGTADPWEPINLGKELANFPQVQKFIALDGVGHCPQDEAPELVNPILQDWIRELSI, from the coding sequence ATGACAACTTATACAAATGCTTTTATTTCAACAAAAACTTGGACTTGGCAAGGCTTCCCTATTAGTTACCAGACTCAGGGCAATGCTGGACCTGCGGTTATTTTAGTACATGGCTTTGGTGCTTCATGGTTGCACTGGCGCAAAAATATACCAGCTTTAGCAGAAAAATGTCGAGTTTATGCGATTGACTTGATTGGTTTTGGTGCTTCAGCGAAACCAGTACCAGGCGAAAGAATTACCTACACACTTGAAAGCTGGGGACAACAAATAGCAGATTTTTGTCGGGAAGTGGTGGGAGAACCTGCATTTTTAGTGGGAAATTCTATCGGTTGCATTGTCGTTATGCAAGCTGCTGTTAGTAACCCAGATATAGCTTTGGGAACTGCCTTACTCAACTGTTCTCTAAGGTTATTACATGATTGCAAACGAGTAACTTTACCTTGGACAAAGCGCGTTGGTGCGCCAATTCTGCAAAAACTTTTATCTATTCCCACAGTGGGTGAATTCTTTTTTAGTCAACTAGCTAAACCAAAAACGGTACGGAAGATTCTCCTCCAAGCGTATGGTAACGGGGAAACTGTGACCGATGAGTTAGTAGATATTCTCATGAAACCAGCAAATGATCCTGGTGCTGCGGCTGTATTTTTAGCCTTTACATCCTATTCGAGTGGACCTTTACCAGAAGACCTTTTACCCGTACTATCTTGCCCAGCAATTATTTTATGGGGAACGGCTGACCCTTGGGAACCGATTAATTTGGGTAAAGAGTTAGCTAATTTTCCTCAAGTTCAGAAGTTTATTGCTTTAGATGGAGTGGGACATTGCCCCCAAGATGAAGCGCCTGAATTGGTAAATCCTATTTTACAGGATTGGATTCGTGAGCTATCAATATGA
- a CDS encoding CPBP family intramembrane glutamic endopeptidase, whose translation MIFLSAFLSLLEPSVNTLLAFLKNAPVVFLVMAFFIVWVGCWLPLAGIITVLLNWQVNKPLQTEQKIPLLVSLYSLAPLILWGVNWLGFGSFADYGLVENHTIWVSLLLGFGLGVLGLVMLFTCQLWLGWCYLEKSNIKLIPSILLPIYLVALFVGGIEELVFRGFLLTTLEKDYPIWMAAIISSLIFALLHLVWEQRETLPEIPGLWLMGMVLVVARLADNKNLGIAWGLHAGWVWVIATIDTAGLITYTGKVSDWFTGKNKKSLAGLAGVLYVLATGVILWWFSQNEF comes from the coding sequence GTGATTTTCTTGTCTGCTTTCTTATCACTTTTAGAGCCATCAGTCAATACATTACTAGCGTTTTTGAAAAATGCCCCAGTAGTGTTTCTTGTCATGGCTTTTTTTATTGTTTGGGTAGGGTGTTGGTTGCCATTAGCAGGGATAATTACTGTTCTACTGAATTGGCAAGTTAATAAACCTTTACAAACAGAGCAAAAAATACCTTTATTGGTATCTCTCTATTCATTAGCACCTTTAATTCTTTGGGGAGTTAATTGGCTAGGATTTGGATCTTTTGCTGATTATGGCTTAGTAGAGAACCATACTATTTGGGTTTCTTTATTGCTGGGTTTTGGTTTGGGTGTGTTGGGGCTTGTGATGCTGTTTACTTGCCAACTTTGGCTGGGTTGGTGCTATTTAGAAAAGTCAAATATCAAATTAATACCATCTATTTTGCTACCAATTTATTTGGTGGCCTTATTTGTAGGTGGGATAGAAGAGTTGGTTTTCCGTGGTTTTTTGTTGACTACGCTGGAGAAAGATTATCCAATTTGGATGGCGGCGATTATCTCTAGCTTGATTTTTGCTTTACTACATTTAGTGTGGGAACAACGGGAAACTTTACCCGAAATTCCAGGATTATGGCTGATGGGAATGGTTTTAGTCGTGGCCAGATTAGCTGATAATAAAAATTTAGGGATAGCTTGGGGACTTCATGCTGGTTGGGTGTGGGTGATCGCGACTATAGATACAGCGGGCTTAATAACCTATACAGGAAAAGTTTCAGACTGGTTTACGGGTAAAAACAAAAAATCCCTAGCTGGTTTAGCTGGGGTTTTGTACGTTTTAGCAACAGGAGTAATTCTCTGGTGGTTTTCTCAAAATGAGTTTTAA
- a CDS encoding transposase family protein: MTPKEGVCLCLVDLRQKPTFKILGLVFDLWRTKANNTFHYWVEILRKILPVSQIEEAKRDKQKYQELWEGLSEYLLIIDSAEQAIERPGNYQKQRKYYSGEKKIHTLKNKFRVLPGGEDIVDIPIGQLGKISDITLFRNNRQNLDAKQRFLGDKAYIGEEFITTAYKKPKKAEP; encoded by the coding sequence ATGACCCCAAAAGAGGGAGTATGTCTATGCCTAGTAGACCTGAGACAGAAGCCAACATTTAAAATTCTAGGATTAGTGTTTGATCTATGGAGGACAAAAGCAAATAACACATTTCATTATTGGGTAGAAATTCTGAGGAAAATTTTACCTGTGTCCCAAATAGAAGAAGCAAAAAGAGATAAGCAAAAATATCAAGAATTATGGGAAGGACTGAGTGAGTATCTATTAATAATAGATAGTGCAGAACAAGCTATAGAAAGACCAGGTAACTATCAAAAGCAGAGAAAATATTATTCAGGCGAGAAGAAAATACACACTCTGAAAAATAAATTTAGAGTATTGCCAGGAGGTGAAGATATAGTTGATATTCCTATTGGACAATTAGGTAAGATAAGCGATATTACACTATTTAGAAATAATCGCCAAAACCTAGATGCCAAACAAAGATTTTTGGGAGACAAAGCTTATATAGGAGAAGAATTTATTACCACAGCTTATAAGAAGCCCAAAAAAGCTGAGCCTTGA
- a CDS encoding TolB family protein, translating to MTNYKLPIISFLSSSLLTGCFGYPRILSYPFDPGGRGLNSLASELNPQLSGRYILFTTDRRGSQDVYMFDTVSQNLVDLPGLNAFDTIASHPSVTQDGRYVVFVASHLGRSSIFLYDRETRQSRNLTANLQAEVCNPTISADGNTIAFEFSNNGQWDILLYDRSGQQLNIPQEPR from the coding sequence ATGACCAATTACAAATTACCAATTATTTCATTTTTAAGCTCTAGTTTATTAACTGGGTGTTTTGGCTACCCACGTATATTAAGTTATCCGTTTGATCCAGGTGGTCGGGGTCTGAACAGTCTGGCTTCAGAGTTAAATCCGCAACTTTCTGGAAGATATATTCTATTTACTACTGACCGTCGGGGTAGCCAAGATGTTTATATGTTTGATACGGTGTCACAGAACTTGGTGGACTTACCGGGTTTAAATGCCTTTGATACTATCGCTTCTCATCCTTCTGTTACTCAAGATGGTCGTTATGTTGTATTTGTTGCCAGTCATCTGGGGCGATCAAGTATTTTTCTATATGACCGGGAAACACGCCAATCAAGGAACTTAACTGCTAATCTCCAAGCAGAAGTCTGTAATCCGACAATTAGTGCTGATGGGAATACGATCGCATTTGAGTTTAGCAATAATGGGCAATGGGATATTTTACTGTATGACCGTTCTGGACAACAGTTGAATATTCCTCAAGAACCAAGATAA
- the psbX gene encoding photosystem II reaction center X protein, translated as MTPSLANFLWSLVWGTAIVVIPATVGLIFISQKDKIQRS; from the coding sequence ATGACACCCTCTTTAGCAAATTTTCTTTGGAGTCTGGTTTGGGGTACTGCTATTGTGGTAATCCCTGCTACTGTTGGCTTGATTTTCATCAGTCAGAAAGATAAGATCCAACGTTCTTAA
- the frr gene encoding ribosome recycling factor, with amino-acid sequence MKLAEAESKMQKTVESTQQAFNTIRTGRANASLLDRIQVEYYGSPTPLKSLANISTPDASTILIQPYDRSSLNILEKAISLSDIGITPSNDGSVIRLNIPPLTSDRRKEFAKLAAKYAEEGRVGIRNIRRDALDSIRKQEKAAEISEDESRDQQDKLQKLTNKYTEKIDHLLTEKEKDITTV; translated from the coding sequence GTGAAATTAGCTGAAGCTGAAAGCAAAATGCAAAAAACTGTTGAATCAACTCAACAGGCTTTTAATACCATTCGCACTGGTCGAGCCAATGCGAGTCTATTGGATAGAATCCAGGTGGAATACTATGGTTCACCTACTCCCCTGAAATCATTGGCAAACATTTCCACACCTGATGCCTCAACAATCCTGATCCAGCCTTATGATAGGAGCAGTTTAAACATACTTGAAAAGGCAATTTCCTTGTCAGATATAGGTATAACCCCTAGTAATGACGGTTCTGTTATTCGTTTGAACATTCCGCCTTTAACAAGTGATCGCCGGAAAGAATTTGCCAAATTAGCTGCTAAGTATGCCGAAGAAGGACGGGTAGGCATTCGCAATATCCGCCGTGATGCCCTCGATTCCATTCGCAAACAAGAAAAAGCTGCCGAAATTTCCGAAGATGAATCAAGGGATCAGCAAGACAAACTGCAAAAACTTACCAACAAGTACACAGAAAAAATTGATCACTTGTTGACAGAAAAAGAAAAAGACATCACAACCGTCTAA
- a CDS encoding YggT family protein: MTGINLTVWILSPVLGIMTFLFIFRIILTWYPQVNLNRLPFNLIAWPTEPFLVLLRKVVQPIGGVDITPIIWVGIFSFIREILLGQQGLLTMMACVN; the protein is encoded by the coding sequence ATGACTGGTATTAACCTGACTGTTTGGATTCTCAGTCCCGTTTTGGGAATCATGACCTTTTTGTTTATTTTCCGCATCATTCTCACTTGGTATCCACAAGTGAATCTCAATCGGTTGCCTTTCAATCTCATTGCTTGGCCGACAGAACCATTTTTAGTGCTATTGCGAAAGGTAGTACAACCCATTGGTGGGGTGGATATTACCCCCATTATCTGGGTCGGTATTTTCAGTTTTATCCGCGAAATTTTACTAGGCCAACAAGGATTACTGACCATGATGGCGTGTGTTAATTAG
- a CDS encoding succinate dehydrogenase/fumarate reductase iron-sulfur subunit — protein MEVIFKIIRQQENSAAVVQTYPLQVEPGNTILDCLNRIKWEQDGTLAFRKNCRNTICGSCSMQINGLSALACKENVGSQLARLQHIQSPKTQNKTIHEITIAPLGNMPVIKDLVVDMSIFWNNLEAVAPYVSTAARQVPEKEFLQTPQERSLLDQTGNCIMCGACYSECNAREVNSDFVGPHALAKAYRMVADSRDSNTENRLENYNEGTKGVWGCTRCFYCDSVCPMEVAPLEQITKIKQEILARKQASDSRSIRHRKVLIELVKAGGWIDERQFGIQIVGNYFRDLQGLLSLAPLGLRMLVRGKFPLYFEPSEGTQQVRSLIESVQKAES, from the coding sequence ATGGAAGTTATTTTTAAGATTATTCGGCAACAAGAAAACTCTGCGGCCGTTGTGCAAACTTATCCTTTGCAGGTAGAACCAGGAAATACAATCCTCGATTGTCTGAATCGGATTAAGTGGGAACAAGATGGAACTTTAGCATTTCGCAAAAATTGCCGCAATACTATTTGTGGCAGCTGTTCTATGCAAATTAATGGACTTTCGGCTTTAGCCTGTAAAGAAAATGTTGGCAGTCAACTGGCTAGATTACAACATATCCAATCACCAAAAACCCAAAATAAGACCATACACGAAATCACAATTGCCCCTTTGGGTAATATGCCTGTAATTAAGGATTTGGTCGTGGATATGAGCATTTTTTGGAATAACTTAGAAGCAGTTGCGCCTTATGTAAGTACAGCAGCACGACAAGTACCAGAAAAAGAATTTTTGCAAACACCACAAGAGCGATCACTGCTAGATCAAACTGGTAATTGTATTATGTGCGGTGCTTGTTATTCAGAGTGCAACGCCCGTGAAGTTAATTCTGACTTTGTCGGACCCCATGCCCTCGCCAAAGCATATCGCATGGTGGCAGATTCCCGCGATAGTAATACAGAAAATCGCTTGGAAAACTACAACGAAGGTACTAAAGGAGTTTGGGGTTGTACTCGCTGTTTTTACTGTGACTCAGTTTGTCCAATGGAAGTAGCACCATTAGAACAAATTACCAAAATTAAACAAGAAATTCTCGCTCGCAAACAAGCCAGCGATAGCCGTTCAATTCGTCACCGCAAAGTATTGATAGAGTTAGTAAAAGCAGGTGGTTGGATTGATGAACGCCAATTTGGTATCCAAATAGTTGGTAACTACTTCCGCGACTTACAAGGATTACTCAGTCTTGCACCTCTAGGTTTGCGGATGCTTGTCCGGGGTAAATTTCCCCTCTACTTTGAACCCTCAGAAGGTACACAACAAGTGCGCTCGCTCATCGAATCTGTACAAAAAGCTGAATCCTGA
- the pyrH gene encoding UMP kinase, whose amino-acid sequence MGTNYRRVLLKLSGEALMGNMGYGIDPEVVKGIAQELGEVVATGVQVAIVVGGGNIFRGVKAASAGMDRATGDYIGMIATVMNAMTLQDSLERIGVQTRVQTAIAMQELAEPYIRRRAIRHLEKGRVVIFGAGSGNPFFTTDTTAALRAAEIEAEVIFKATKVDGIYDADPEIYPEAKRYSTLTYTHVLAKDLRVMDSTAIALCKENNIPILVFDLTVRGNIHRAVMGESIGTLVGGSCEIS is encoded by the coding sequence ATGGGAACGAATTACCGACGGGTTTTACTTAAACTAAGCGGTGAAGCCTTAATGGGCAACATGGGCTATGGCATTGATCCAGAAGTAGTCAAGGGAATAGCTCAGGAGTTAGGAGAGGTAGTAGCCACTGGCGTTCAAGTCGCTATTGTCGTTGGCGGCGGCAACATTTTTAGAGGCGTTAAAGCTGCATCGGCAGGAATGGACAGGGCAACAGGTGACTATATAGGGATGATTGCCACAGTAATGAATGCCATGACGCTGCAAGATTCCCTAGAAAGAATAGGGGTACAAACGCGGGTACAAACGGCGATTGCTATGCAAGAATTAGCAGAACCGTATATTCGTCGTCGTGCCATTCGGCATTTAGAAAAAGGACGAGTGGTAATTTTTGGGGCTGGTTCAGGAAATCCCTTCTTTACTACAGATACCACTGCTGCCTTAAGAGCAGCAGAAATCGAAGCAGAAGTGATTTTTAAAGCCACCAAAGTAGACGGAATCTACGATGCTGACCCCGAAATTTATCCTGAAGCCAAACGTTATTCAACCCTCACCTACACCCACGTTTTGGCCAAAGATTTGCGAGTCATGGATAGTACCGCAATTGCCTTGTGTAAAGAAAACAATATTCCCATTTTGGTATTTGACCTAACGGTGCGAGGAAATATCCACCGAGCAGTAATGGGAGAATCTATTGGCACCCTTGTGGGAGGTTCTTGTGAAATTAGCTGA
- the accC gene encoding acetyl-CoA carboxylase biotin carboxylase subunit, which yields MKFDKILIANRGEIALRILRACEEMGIATVAIHSTVDRNALHVQLADEAVCIGEPASSKSYLNIPNIIAAALTRGATAIHPGYGFLAENARFAEICADHQIVFIGPTPEAIRLMGDKSTAKETMQKAGVPTVPGSDGLVESDQEGKLIAKDIGYPVMIKATAGGGGRGMRLVLSEDEFVKLFLAAQGEAGAAFGNAGVYIEKSIERPRHIEFQILADSYGNVIHLGERDCSIQRRNQKLLEEAPSPALDEELRERMGQAAVKAARFINYTGAGTIEFLLDKSGKFYFMEMNTRIQVEHPVTEMVTGIDLLVEQIRIAQGERLQLTQEQVILRGHAIECRINAEDPEHDFRPSPGKISGYLPPGGPGVRIDSHVYTDYQIPPYYDSLIGKLIVWGPDRSTAINRMKRALRECAITGLPTTIGFHQKIMETPQFLQGNVYTNFVQEMKEQ from the coding sequence ATGAAGTTTGACAAAATCTTAATTGCCAATCGGGGAGAAATAGCTCTTCGCATTCTCCGCGCCTGTGAAGAAATGGGAATCGCGACGGTTGCCATTCACTCCACCGTTGACCGGAATGCTCTCCATGTCCAACTTGCTGACGAAGCCGTTTGTATTGGCGAACCTGCCAGCAGTAAAAGTTATTTGAATATTCCCAATATTATTGCCGCTGCCTTAACACGCGGCGCTACTGCTATTCATCCTGGTTATGGCTTTTTGGCAGAAAATGCCCGATTTGCAGAAATCTGTGCTGATCATCAAATTGTTTTTATTGGACCCACTCCTGAAGCCATTCGGTTAATGGGCGATAAATCCACAGCGAAAGAAACCATGCAAAAAGCAGGAGTACCAACTGTACCAGGTAGTGATGGCTTGGTAGAATCCGACCAGGAAGGTAAGCTCATCGCGAAAGATATCGGTTATCCTGTCATGATTAAAGCCACAGCCGGAGGTGGTGGACGGGGTATGCGGCTTGTTCTTTCTGAAGATGAATTTGTCAAACTTTTTCTAGCAGCCCAAGGAGAAGCAGGAGCAGCTTTTGGCAATGCTGGCGTTTATATAGAAAAATCTATTGAACGTCCGCGTCACATTGAATTTCAAATTTTAGCGGATAGCTACGGCAATGTTATCCATTTAGGTGAAAGAGATTGTTCAATTCAGCGACGTAATCAAAAACTTTTAGAAGAAGCCCCCAGCCCTGCACTAGATGAGGAACTCAGGGAAAGAATGGGACAAGCAGCCGTAAAAGCCGCCCGATTCATTAACTACACTGGGGCTGGTACTATTGAGTTTCTGTTGGATAAGTCCGGTAAATTCTACTTTATGGAAATGAACACCCGGATTCAAGTTGAGCATCCAGTTACAGAAATGGTTACTGGTATAGACTTACTTGTTGAACAAATTCGCATTGCTCAAGGTGAAAGACTCCAGTTAACGCAAGAGCAAGTGATTTTAAGAGGTCATGCCATCGAATGCCGTATTAATGCCGAAGACCCAGAACATGATTTTCGTCCTTCCCCTGGCAAAATCAGCGGCTATCTACCCCCCGGAGGACCCGGAGTGCGGATTGATTCCCATGTGTATACAGATTACCAGATTCCGCCTTATTATGACTCCCTCATCGGTAAGCTAATTGTGTGGGGTCCCGACCGATCTACAGCCATTAACCGCATGAAACGGGCCTTGAGAGAGTGTGCAATCACTGGTCTACCCACAACTATTGGATTTCATCAAAAGATTATGGAAACCCCGCAGTTTTTACAAGGCAACGTTTATACCAATTTTGTGCAGGAAATGAAAGAGCAGTGA
- a CDS encoding geranylgeranyl reductase family protein, which yields MYDCIIIGAGPAGGTAAYHLAKRGRSVLVLEKESLPRYKPCGGGVSPAITQWFDFDFSPAISVKVDSLRFTWKLEDPVEAKIGIKEPVWMVRRHVFDHFLVQQAQKQGAELKDYTEVTGIEFQGDYWQVNTANGSVTGHYLIAADGAKGPMAKWLGFKDRKRRLAGALEAEVPAEVINNNMAYFEFGLLKNGYIWNFPKADGYSIGVGTFIGGEPQDFKKILDDYAKSFNLDVKTTKQYGHPICLWNGNQKLHTQNAVLAGEAACVVDPFTAEGIRPSIFSGVLAAQFIHDALSGDINALENYTQAINEQWGTDMAWAQKLAGTFYRFPSIGYKVGVKRPSGAQIMGKILCGELRYGDVVGRALKRLIPGFGG from the coding sequence ATGTACGACTGCATCATCATCGGTGCTGGACCAGCGGGTGGAACAGCAGCATATCATTTAGCCAAACGGGGACGCTCAGTATTAGTTTTAGAAAAAGAATCCCTGCCCAGATATAAACCTTGTGGTGGTGGTGTGTCACCAGCGATCACTCAATGGTTTGACTTCGACTTTAGCCCCGCAATCTCCGTCAAAGTAGATTCCCTCCGATTTACCTGGAAACTAGAAGATCCCGTAGAAGCCAAAATTGGCATCAAAGAACCAGTCTGGATGGTGCGGCGACATGTTTTTGACCATTTTCTAGTTCAACAAGCCCAAAAGCAAGGAGCTGAACTAAAAGACTATACAGAAGTCACAGGCATCGAATTTCAAGGCGATTATTGGCAAGTAAACACAGCTAATGGATCCGTTACAGGTCATTACTTAATTGCTGCTGATGGAGCAAAAGGGCCAATGGCAAAATGGCTAGGTTTTAAAGACCGTAAACGCCGTTTAGCAGGAGCATTAGAAGCCGAAGTTCCCGCCGAAGTCATCAACAACAACATGGCATACTTCGAGTTCGGCTTGCTGAAAAACGGCTATATTTGGAACTTCCCCAAAGCTGATGGCTATTCTATTGGTGTAGGTACATTTATTGGTGGCGAACCTCAAGACTTTAAGAAAATTTTGGATGACTATGCCAAGTCCTTTAATCTAGATGTCAAAACGACCAAGCAGTACGGTCATCCCATCTGTTTGTGGAATGGTAATCAAAAACTACATACCCAAAATGCCGTTTTAGCTGGTGAGGCTGCTTGTGTAGTTGACCCATTTACCGCAGAAGGTATTCGCCCCTCAATATTTAGCGGTGTTCTAGCAGCACAATTTATTCATGATGCCTTGAGTGGTGATATCAACGCTTTAGAAAATTATACTCAGGCCATTAATGAACAATGGGGAACTGATATGGCTTGGGCGCAAAAATTAGCCGGCACGTTCTATCGTTTTCCCAGTATTGGTTATAAGGTCGGCGTTAAACGTCCATCTGGCGCTCAAATTATGGGCAAAATCCTTTGTGGTGAATTGCGATATGGTGATGTAGTCGGTCGCGCCTTGAAGCGGTTAATTCCTGGTTTTGGTGGTTAG
- a CDS encoding redoxin domain-containing protein encodes MSCQELIHVHHMSRYRENLRTVCVIYMCKLCPYMQLYLDRLKRIQTEFSADAFTLLGLNTANGNNDVSAESEFGAVSTFENMKAFAQQHELNFPYIWDSNQDVTCSFGAISTPTGDLIDNEGILGYKGQIDNHPRHPLIEGVDFLKNVSAALFQGQEIHPAQTEQIGTPLIWRK; translated from the coding sequence TTGAGTTGCCAAGAATTGATTCATGTCCATCATATGAGCCGCTATCGGGAAAATTTACGCACCGTATGCGTAATTTATATGTGTAAACTCTGTCCTTATATGCAGCTATATCTAGACAGGCTAAAAAGAATTCAAACTGAATTTTCCGCTGATGCTTTTACACTGCTTGGACTCAACACTGCTAATGGTAACAATGATGTGAGTGCTGAATCAGAATTTGGTGCTGTGTCAACTTTTGAAAATATGAAAGCTTTTGCCCAGCAACATGAGTTAAATTTCCCTTATATATGGGATTCAAACCAAGATGTGACTTGCAGTTTTGGGGCAATCAGTACACCAACTGGTGATTTAATTGATAATGAGGGAATTTTGGGTTACAAAGGTCAAATCGACAATCACCCCAGACATCCATTGATAGAGGGAGTAGATTTTTTGAAAAATGTGAGCGCAGCTTTATTTCAAGGACAAGAAATCCATCCAGCACAAACAGAACAGATTGGTACGCCATTAATATGGCGTAAATAG
- a CDS encoding Ycf66 family protein produces MINFGLNSASVLAQVNFGANSASILGIFLAVAGAALYFLRTVRPELSRDQDIFFAAVGLLCGFILIFQGWRLDPILQFGQLLLVGSTVFFAVESIRLRSIATQQAKRNTPIVDDEREVSRKYSYSDRRNYQAEMDADLEPLPYYEEEEEDRPVRAKIRGSKDERSGREDYYEDQAPRRLERRNTREKPETTEKKRRTSSYSRSVNRPSESYEQENWGSVSREVDDWESSQEEVRKTPRRTTSNRPQRPASSEDDVAPRPRKGRPPVDSSPPRERYDEAIPTDYVPYNPIEKPNDGSDNANDFDDEI; encoded by the coding sequence ATGATAAATTTTGGGCTGAACTCAGCCAGTGTTTTGGCTCAGGTAAATTTTGGGGCTAACTCAGCCAGTATTCTGGGAATTTTCCTGGCTGTGGCTGGGGCAGCACTGTATTTTCTCCGCACTGTGCGTCCAGAACTGTCACGAGATCAGGATATCTTTTTTGCGGCAGTGGGTTTGTTATGCGGATTTATTCTTATTTTTCAAGGATGGCGACTTGACCCAATTTTGCAATTTGGTCAGTTGTTGTTGGTTGGCTCTACTGTATTTTTTGCGGTTGAAAGTATTCGTCTCAGGAGTATAGCCACCCAACAAGCGAAACGGAATACTCCGATTGTGGATGATGAGCGAGAGGTAAGCAGAAAATATTCTTACTCTGATCGTCGAAATTATCAAGCAGAGATGGATGCAGATTTAGAACCCCTACCTTATTACGAGGAAGAGGAAGAAGATCGTCCTGTACGTGCTAAAATTCGTGGTAGCAAAGATGAGCGTTCAGGACGTGAGGATTACTATGAGGATCAAGCTCCCCGTCGTTTAGAACGTCGTAATACTAGAGAAAAACCTGAAACTACAGAAAAGAAACGTCGTACTAGTAGTTATAGCCGTTCGGTAAATCGCCCTAGTGAAAGTTATGAACAGGAAAATTGGGGTTCTGTTTCCAGGGAAGTTGATGATTGGGAAAGTTCTCAAGAGGAAGTAAGAAAAACGCCACGGCGCACTACTAGTAATAGACCTCAGCGCCCAGCAAGTAGTGAGGACGATGTTGCTCCTAGACCTAGAAAAGGCCGTCCACCTGTTGACTCTTCTCCTCCCAGAGAAAGGTATGATGAGGCTATTCCCACTGATTATGTACCATATAATCCAATTGAAAAGCCAAATGATGGTTCAGATAATGCTAACGACTTTGATGATGAGATTTAA
- a CDS encoding AbrB family transcriptional regulator: MTETATAPLTGKALLAKVKELSNLPRRERAKQCGYYTVTKNNQVRVNLTDFYDALLSARGIPLSPEAPKDGRGREPTYRVSVHQNRQIVIGATYTKAMGLKPGDEFEIRLGYKHIHLIQLGESDKKLTAPDIDADEADLEDEEEN, encoded by the coding sequence ATGACTGAAACTGCAACCGCCCCATTAACTGGAAAAGCACTGCTGGCTAAAGTAAAAGAGCTTTCTAATTTACCACGCCGAGAAAGAGCAAAGCAGTGCGGCTATTACACCGTTACTAAGAATAACCAGGTTCGTGTAAATCTCACTGACTTTTATGATGCTTTGCTGTCAGCTAGAGGCATTCCTCTGAGTCCAGAAGCACCTAAAGATGGCCGTGGTCGCGAACCGACATATCGGGTGAGTGTTCATCAAAATCGCCAGATTGTGATTGGTGCTACGTACACCAAAGCAATGGGCTTAAAGCCTGGTGATGAGTTTGAAATTCGACTAGGTTACAAGCATATTCACTTGATTCAGTTAGGTGAAAGTGATAAAAAATTAACCGCGCCAGATATAGACGCTGACGAAGCAGATTTAGAAGATGAAGAGGAGAATTAA